In Molothrus aeneus isolate 106 chromosome 11, BPBGC_Maene_1.0, whole genome shotgun sequence, a genomic segment contains:
- the VSTM2B gene encoding V-set and transmembrane domain-containing protein 2B: protein MESRGLFCTLCYLMFNAPLLFIVTATFTEVPKDVTVREGDDIEMPCAFRASGSTSYSLEIQWWYLKEPARELAHELAISVPGSRSKVANKDATKISTVRVQGNDISHRLRLSGVRRQDEGVYQCRVSDYSDDETQEHKAQALLRVLSRFAPPDVQAAEAVSHIQSGAAPRRHGPAARPTAPPGPAKRPPPPPAPAPGGTAASAAATATASTAAAAASSASPPPGQAAILRQQHGSGTGPIYATDPLLYMSLLILHKLVHLLVNH, encoded by the exons ATGGAAAGTCGGGGGCTGTTCTGCACCCTTTGTTACCTGATGTTCAACGCTCCTCTGCTGTTCATTGTCACCG ctaCCTTTACTGAAGTTCCCAAAGATGTGACTGTTAGGGAGGGAGATGATATTGAGATGCCTTGTGCTTTCCGAGCCAGCGGATCCACCTCTTACTCCTTGGAAATCCAGTGGTGGTACCTTAAAGAGCCAGCCAGAGAACTTGCACACGAATTAGCCATCAGTGTCCCCGGCAGCAGGAGCAAG gTAGCAAATAAGGATGCAACTAAAATCAGC ACGGTCCGCGTCCAGGGCAACGACATCTCGCACCGGCTGCGCCTGTCGGGCGTGCGGCGGCAGGACGAGGGCGTCTACCAGTGCCGCGTGTCGGACTACAGCGACGACGAGACGCAGGAGCACAAGGCTCAGGCGCTGCTGCGCGTCCTGTCCCGCTTCGCCCCTCCCGACGTGCAGGCGGCCGAGGCGGTGTCGCACATCCAgagcggggccgccccgcgccgccacGGCCCTGCCGCCCGCCCCACGGCCCCGCCCGGGCCCGCTaagcgcccgccgccgccgccggcccccgccccgggcGGCAccgccgccagcgccgccgccaCTGCCACCGCCTCGACGGCCGCCGCCGCAGCCTCCTCGGCATCGCCGCCGCCCGGGCAGGCCGCCATCCTCCGCCAGCAGCACGGGTCAG GTACAGGACCTATTTATGCTACAGACCCACTCCTATACATGTCCCTGTTAATACTGCATAAGCTTGTACATTTATTAGTAAACCACTGA